One Gloeothece verrucosa PCC 7822 DNA window includes the following coding sequences:
- a CDS encoding UDP-glucose dehydrogenase family protein, which produces MRVCVIGTGYVGLVTGVCLAHIGHHVICVDNNVEKVKLMKSGQSPIFEPGLSELMQENSQAGRLEFTSDLAEGVEHGDILFIAVGTPALPTGESDTRYVEAVARGIGAHLNGGYKVIVNKSTVPIGSGDWVRMIVLDGMAERKKTPITVGGGEEVNRLIEQSPANFDVVSNPEFLREGSAVYDTFNPDRIVLGSNSKKAIEMMQELYAPLVERKFGEDPSLPPVPVVVTDLSSAEMIKYAANAFLATKISFINEVANICDRVGADVTQVGQGIGLDSRIGNKFLNAGIGWGGSCFPKDVSALIHTANDYGYETELLKAAVSVNQRQRLIVLEKLQHELKILKGKTVGLLGLTFKPDTDDMRDAPSLSLIEQLNRLGARIKAYDPIVSQSGLSHGLSNVIIETNPEMLADKCDALVLVTEWKEFLALDYTKMSNLMINPVIIDGRNFLDREKLESIGFRYIGIGR; this is translated from the coding sequence AGTCTCCTATTTTTGAACCTGGCCTATCTGAATTGATGCAAGAAAATTCTCAAGCCGGACGCTTAGAATTTACCTCAGACCTAGCAGAGGGAGTCGAACACGGAGATATTCTTTTTATTGCAGTAGGAACTCCGGCTTTACCCACTGGAGAAAGTGATACGCGCTATGTCGAAGCAGTGGCCAGAGGAATTGGGGCGCATCTCAATGGCGGTTACAAAGTCATCGTTAATAAGTCGACTGTTCCTATCGGTTCTGGTGACTGGGTGAGAATGATTGTCCTTGATGGAATGGCAGAACGGAAAAAAACGCCGATAACCGTAGGCGGAGGAGAGGAAGTTAATCGACTGATTGAACAAAGTCCGGCTAATTTTGATGTGGTCAGTAACCCCGAGTTTCTACGGGAAGGTTCAGCCGTTTATGATACCTTTAACCCTGATCGTATCGTATTAGGCAGCAATAGTAAAAAAGCTATCGAAATGATGCAGGAACTCTATGCTCCCCTAGTAGAACGTAAGTTTGGGGAAGATCCTTCTCTTCCTCCTGTGCCGGTGGTGGTGACAGACCTCAGTTCAGCAGAAATGATTAAGTATGCGGCTAATGCTTTCCTCGCCACGAAAATTAGTTTTATTAATGAGGTAGCCAATATTTGTGACCGTGTTGGGGCTGATGTGACTCAAGTAGGTCAAGGAATTGGCTTAGATTCTCGCATTGGGAATAAGTTTTTAAACGCTGGTATTGGTTGGGGCGGTTCTTGTTTTCCCAAGGATGTTTCCGCTTTAATTCATACCGCTAATGATTATGGTTATGAAACCGAATTACTCAAAGCGGCTGTTAGTGTTAATCAACGTCAGCGTTTAATTGTTCTAGAAAAACTGCAACACGAATTAAAAATTCTTAAAGGAAAAACAGTCGGCTTATTAGGTCTGACGTTTAAGCCTGATACTGATGATATGCGGGATGCTCCTTCTTTGAGTTTAATTGAGCAACTGAACCGCCTAGGAGCCAGAATTAAAGCTTATGATCCGATTGTGTCTCAATCTGGCTTAAGTCATGGTTTATCTAATGTTATTATCGAAACTAACCCAGAAATGTTGGCTGATAAATGTGATGCCTTAGTTTTGGTAACCGAGTGGAAAGAGTTTCTTGCTCTCGACTATACTAAGATGTCAAACCTGATGATTAATCCTGTGATTATTGATGGTCGTAATTTCTTAGATCGAGAAAAATTAGAAAGCATTGGGTTCCGTTATATCGGTATTGGACGGTAA